A window of Tachypleus tridentatus isolate NWPU-2018 chromosome 7, ASM421037v1, whole genome shotgun sequence genomic DNA:
TTGACAATGTTCTTCCCTTACCCACATACTGAAGCTGTAcaaaaacacttctttaacagACATTATTAACTCTCACAATATTACTTCCTTCATCCAAGGTTTACACTATAGGATGGACAGAATGACAGCATACTTAAGCAATGTTAATCTTACCTGAATTGTTCCAGTAATGATCTTCTCCACCTGGCATACCTACAGGAAGAACAAAATCACAACTTTTCAATATTCACCAAGTATCACAAACAGATTAACAGCATCCAAagcaaattataataacataattcctAAAGCCACATCCTTATGCTATAATTTTCACAAAGCACAGGATTAGATATCTCAGTGCTGCCAGAAAAATGGTGAGGAAATATTACTGCATGTCCTCAATTATAAAGCATATCTTTAGCTGAACAACTAAACAGACAGAAGAATATTTTATACAGCATTGTAAGACTGTTCACttggaattatttttctttaaaattgtgtaataaattaaacattcacaCCACATGCTGAATGACAAGGAATACAAATGCAGCTGCTTAATGACTTTCTCAATGAACATCACTAATGTAGCTTAGTtacatatattcaaaatatatttaacaaaactaaTCTTAAAATTGTGAATTTTGTACAATAACAAAATTCTTAAGAATAACTAAATGGTTCACATATTTGTGGCACCATTTAGtagaagaaaatacattttaagtcaTGGGTGAGAAATACACAGAACATTTTAACGTTAAACACCTTtaaacactcatgtttatctaatgAGCATTGATGTAAATGAGAATCTGCATTTCATTTACAGAGGagattgaaaaaaacaatttgatGAATGAGAATTTAAGATTAACTtcctagaaaataataataaagcatttACTTAACGACATAAAAACATGAATTAACAAACAGAAAACTTGAAAAATTTCTTCCATGGTAAGAAGATTGAACATAATGTCTTAAAACTGAACTAATTATACCATGCATGTACGTATATATTCTGATGTTATTGGGTAcattgtttttgattaaattagATTAAAAAGAAAGATAAGAAAAAAGGCTGACTTAAGTGTACAATTTTATAcactaaaaattaacaatatttcagAAGCTAGTCtagtttaaaaactaattttaaccaAAACGACAATCCTACACAAatgtcaaaaaaaaagaaattgaaaattccTTATAGCATTAGTGATGAAGTTTactatacagtcatgtgaaaaagttaggacaccctatgaaagcctgtgtatttttgtaacatttttggatatatagatatttaatctcaattttaacaatactgagagattataagaatataactaaacaattaaaactgaagaaaagactaagatcttctgtaaatgtaattctacaaaaatgcatattctaactgaggaaaaagttaggacacccccacatttatttccacttaaaatggctcaactcacacacaggtgtatcataccaggtgcacatgattagaagatcgttactcagcattttgaatgaggcttgccctatttaaacttcagacatgtagtttggtgtgctcctgactgttgaagcgagagtgagcaccatgttgagagcaaaagagctgtctgaggccttcaaaagaaaattgtagcaactTACGAGTCTGGTGAGGgatttaaaaatatcccaaaagattttgaaatcagccattctactgtccaaaaaatagtcaacaagtggagggctttcaaaacaactgccaacatgcccagatctGGTCATCCAAccaagttcaccccaagagcagatcacaagatgctaaaagagatctccaaacaccctaacatgtcatcacaggacctacagcaggctctgactactgttgatgtgaaagtgcatgcctctacaatcagaaagagactgcacaagtttaacttgcatgggaggtatgcaaggaggaaacctttgctctctaagagaaacatcaatgccagactgaagtttgccagagagaatgtagacaaagaccaggacttctggaataatgttctttgaacagatgagtccaaaattgaattatttggacaccagaacagaggacatgtttgatgtaaaccaaatacagcattccaggaaaagaacctcataccaactgtgaagcatggaggtggaagtgtcatggtttggggctgctttgctgaagcaggatctggacagctcacaatcatagaatccaccatgaattctactgtgtaaaagagggtgcttgaggatcatgtgagaccatatgtaagaaaattaaagctgaagcagaactggaccctgcaatacgacaatgacccaaaacataccagtaaatccaccaaggattggctgaaaactaagaaatggagagtcctgaaatggccaagtcaaagcccagatcttaatcccattgagatgctgtggggtgacttgaaatgggctgtacatacaagaaacccctcaaacatctcacagctgaaaaatTCTGCATCGAGGAATGacgcaaactttcttcagaccaatgttagagactggtagatggctacaagaagcatctcactgcagttatttcagccaaaggggtaacactagctattaaggggtagggtgtcctaacctttttcctcagttagaatatgcatttttgtagaattacatttagagAAGATCtttaaaagtgttttcttcagttttaattgtttagttatattcctataatctctcagtattgttgaaattgagattaaatatctatatatccaaaaatgttacaaaaatacaagctTTCaaagggtgtcctaactttttcacacaaGTGCATGTGCacttgtaaatgtttaaaaatccataaaacatttttcattaaaatacacacaatataACTTAAGCATTTTATCATTACATAAAAGTTACAGAGAAAACTGTCTCTTTTAAATGTCCCCCTTCaataacactaaatattattattattgtttctcagGGAGTTTTGTATAATTAGCAGAACGTGTCACATTTCACTAGATATTGTTACAAACGTTTCATTACTTCTTTGCAGTgtatacattaataattaataaaccagttgaaaataacaatgtatgtgtttgttaaatagcAGATTCTAAATTAATCTCTATAATTTAACATCAAATGATTTTTGACATAATTCTCAGTTGAATAACTAACAAAGTAATGATAAAATTGTCATCTTTAGCTCTGCTAACAAAAGctgaaaaaatatcaaacataacttttattgtttattgacACGCACATTTAACAAAAGGTTGAAGCACAGACTTTCTTCCCTCCAACTGTGGATGCACCTGCAGCACATTTGTCACCAGGCGTACCAGGCGGCACAAAACAATTTTCCATTATTAGTGTAAGTAAACAGTGATATAACCAAAATAAATAGGTAGCATtggaaaaaaatgactattatgGTGAGTAAAGACTTTATATGCTATCCTAAACCATGCACTAAAATCATTCCTAAAACTGACATTTTTAGTGCTTAATATAACAAAGCCTTTTTCTTTGCAGATTGtcaaatgtttttgaaactaGATACTCGACATATACAACAGGTGAGGATGCATTAAGCTTTTTTCACTACACGTTGAAACATCTGCTGCATTACATCCAAAATGTAATTTGGTTAATTGAAGGTTCTTTACTATGATGTAGTCTAGCAGGGTTTCAAGGAGTGCCAACCCCTCACTTCAAAAGATAGAGTACCCCTCCATAGTTTGAATGTACATCACTTTCTATGTTGCATCTTTGTATGTTCAGATGTGGTTTGATGGAAGTGTATTCATATCAAGTGAATACTTTATTATAAGCTGCAAGTTTTTCAACCTTGCACAcactgctgctttacaaaaattTACCAAGCAATGATTTTCTAAATTCACAATTAATTAGTAAACGTGGCAACCATATTAAATAATCCAGAGTGATGGAGGTGTTTTCAGCAAGAACAGCATCTTAGACATCTGGTTTAAattgttacattaatttaaattactgaTGCTTGCTATAGTAATAAggtattatttttacttcaaaaattcAACTGTATTTACCTGTGTTGTATCCATAACCAGTGCTCTGTGAATAAGCTGGAGGTACAGGTTTCGCATAAGGATCAGAAGAAACTGGTCTGGCATATGGATCAGGTGGTATTGGTCCACCATATGGATCAGCAGGTGGTGCTGGTCTAGCATACGGATCAGCAGGTGGTGCTGGTCTGGCATATGGATCAGCAGGTGGTGCTGGTCTGGCTGAAGGATCAGCTGGTGGGGGTCTGCCATATGGATCAGTAGGTCCTGGTCGAGCATAAGGATCCTCAGTAGGAGCTGGCCTACCATATGAATGCGGTGCAGACCGAGTGTATGAGCCTTGAGGAGGAGCTGGTCGACCATAGGGATCAGCTGGAGGCTGTGATCTGCTATATGAATCAGACCTTGTGTATGATTCTGACTGAGGTGCTCGATAACCATATGGATCTGAAGAGAGAGTACGTCTTTGATAGGGATCATCAGGTTTACTGTAGGGAGCAGTACCCTGCTGAGGTTGGTCATACGAATCTCTATAGCCATCAGGGTTACTGTATGAAGATCCATATCCAGAAGGGTTTTGGAAATCACCTCCTTCCATACCATAATCATTAGATGGGTATTCTGAACTACAAAGGGATAAACCATTGagactgaaaattattttaaagaaataaaaagtacagaTGTAACATGTTATTATGacacaaaaatagaaaacaaaaacaatacttcacAACTAAATCAATAACACAGCTAGTGGCTCctctttgtttttcagttttatctacTGAATATGTATACATCCATTTTCAAACTATTTGAGCCAAAGCATATTCATATACCTAAATTTTCTATTCCTGGAAATTCCAAAGTTGTATTACATTTTAGACAAACATAAAACAAGCATGTTATTAATTTGGCTTGATGTTTTCAAATGTCAAATTTAACAACACTTCCAGTCAGAACACACAGCCCCCAAGTGCAACTAaaagtagctttgcatgaaatttaaaaaaattgaaaatagtttggtagtatgtaacaaaatgtagtttattcagattgacaaaataatatttcaatttaaaaaaattatggatACACAGTGATTGGTTAGGGAGATCATAGTATAAAACGAGTCATGAATCCTAGAACTTTTGTAGGGTGAAGGTACACATGCTATTATCAGTTTTAGAAATTCAGGTTATTTATTATCAGCAACTACTGTAGCAAGAGTTTGGTTTTAATGGCAAACAACAATTGAATTATATTATTCCTCTTTCATGTTTTAGTAAAAAATCTCTTAATTTTGTTCTCGGAAAAAGCACTTCAAAGGAGGAAGTGATAAAACAATCTAATAAATGGTTTAAACATTTACAACTCATGTAGAAATTTAAACAAGATAACCTTTAGTGTTAATCTGTcactgaaaataaacttttttcacTAATTCAAtgtaaaaaagtgtttttcaAAAAAGAGATAAAACAAATCGAACTACAGAACTGAAAAGTACTCTCTTCATATGACAGCCAGGTGTTATCTACCATCATATGTTAGAATCAAACAAGTCAGAGTTGGGGCtctaataaaacatatatgtcCCAACACAGTCACAAAAATTGGAAGAATAGTATTAACATGAAATTTACATCTTTATCTAATCAACAATAACTGAATACCACATCACTGACAATATCAACCCTACAAGTCAAACTGATTACtgtagtaaaaataacaaaagttttaaatgaaatagtgcagaaaaaaaatcatatccaCTTTTAAGAACTGACAATGTAAAGAAATTGTTCTAATGAAAACAAATTCTACTAGCAGTTTATTCTAAATCTTGTTGAGAATGCTGATTTACCTGGCCTCTCACTTATAATTTACAAGCAAAATGTCCCAAAGGCAGAAAAGGGTTGTGTTGCACTCTGTTTCATGCAGAGTCAAAGCTCTAAACTACTACTAAAGTGCTatgtgaaaagtaattgttgagcatttcagttATGCTAAGACACCCAACAATAACACAcagtaaatctatatttttattttttaagttaaaacacattttgaaactTGAATGATagtgattaattcctaacaataCAATATATGAATTGTTGAATAACTTGTATATTGTAAAGCAGGCTGATCTACAAATAGCAGGGGCAGaaacaaggaaataaaatatttacttgagGAAGATCTATCAGGAAGATCACATTTCCTcacaaattgtttaatttttgcaatgTGTTCAATTTCATTGGTTATTACTAAAGGATTCCTGATTAGGAAAGCCAAttaaaaaaagatgaaattctTCAAGCAAAGTCAGATTTCCTGGAAATACAGGAATGTAATATTTCGATACCTGTTTTAACTTTCATGATAGCTTTCTTAAGAAGAACCATTACTCTCCCAGACGTACACTGTttacagttataaaaacaaattatatccaTCAAATAGATCTTAAGTTACTCCTCATATTTTCACAGTTGAATATGTTGTGGTTGCAAGCTCATCATCCAACTTAATACAGTACCTTATGTGTTATGTTAGATACTGTTACTTTTGATGCACCTAACTAAGGCACTATTTCATACACAATTATCAAGAAAACTACCAAACAGTTATATCTACAAAAGCATGTAAAATGCGTCTTTAAAACAAATTCTAGGTTAAAAGGGGTCTTGAACTTTAAACGCATGGAACACCTTAGGAATACCTCAATACATGTAAACAACTTCATGTGCTCAAAGTGCAACCAAAAACATATTAGATCAACCATTAAAACCTCTGCATACAAATAAAAGAACACTGAtgctaaaaattttaaatataacatgacCTCTGACTGATGTATTCctttaacaaaaacatatcttGACAAAGAATGTTGGGAAAAACAGTGGATCTTCAGGTACACACCGTGTGATTGTGCACACGTGATcatgcaatttttttttcctcAATAAAGCTTCATGCATATTATTCATTTCGTACTTTTAACAACTATCACAATAATCCATTCATTTTTATCCCTTTCTTATACCCAGAAGGTTTGAATGACTCACATAACAAAATAACACTAGATGCTTTCTACAAAGAGCATAAATGTACCTTAtaatgatacatttttaaaaactcaaAACTGCTCATGCCTGATAACTTGAAATAAGCATTTAACTTCCTAATAAATAACTACTGGGCACATATAATCATCTGACCtttgataagtaataaaacttgtatttatagAGGAGAGATTCCCTTCTTTTCAGCATTTCTTTTGTTACTTGTGTCGAAACTTTTCCTCCCAAACAGttacagaaaaaatatatcaatCTTCACTGTTTGTTGTGTATTCTTTACaaatgcatgttttaatgttatgttaatcttaaaattattgaaaagggTCTTCAACATAGCCGTTACTGACACTTTAAAATACCAAACTACCCGCGGATCAATGCCTGTTGCTTAAAGGGTCTAACATACAAGTCACatgaacaatttaaataaaaccaCCATCAGTAATACAGTTAATGTCACTGATTACAGATGGAACTCCCTGTGAGGTGATCtgataaatagttatttaagtcttattaaataaaaatattagaatcgAAGGACAAGTTAACACTTAGTTACATAACTATCACAAATGTCAGATTACACTTTGCAACTGTAAAATAACTACCTACAAATCAACTTgttagtaaattataaaacaggctaaatatatcatattactacaaaaatattacataaagacTAGGAATTGCCACTTCTTACTCAACTTTAGCGAGAAgataaagtagtgataaaaaaaagtaattatttcataCCAGTGTTAATAATACTTAATAGTGTTGTGAACAGGTTATTGTATTTTAGTGTTGATCATCTATTCTCAGGTTACAATGGTTAAGAGTGGGGTATGTGTTAAGGATGGGATAGGTGCAAGGATCAAGTGTTCAGCAGGAGTTCAACAGGAACTTAGTCTTTTTATGAAAAGGATGGAGTAGTTAATCACAACTGATAGAAATTtagaaacaatgtatttaatagtTATGAGAAGGTTCTATTAACAGATTTCAGCCTTTAGCTTCTGCAAATGATGAATAAggagagagaaagaaaacatGAGACAAATAAGAATGGAATGAAAACCATAAGGTTATAGTTATGCATGATTCTTTAGTGTAGCACGTAAGACAGATTATAgagcaaattgaaaaaaaaaaaaaagggtatgTTATCCAGGGGCTGAAGATGTAAATCGCTGACGGGGTTATAATacagcaggggttcccaaccttttggcactcacaacatgaaaatgtaattgatgaaataaaattaatgttatcccaagctacttctaacaaggctacgcgactcccctgccaaggctttgcgacccctaGGGGGGTCGCGACtcccggttgggaacccctgtaaTACAGTAAAGGGTAACAGCAGTAATCCAGTCTTTGTATTACATATAGGGGCTATGGTGTTAATAAAGGCAagctaaagaaaacaaacatgtatGAGGGACCAATAATGGTATTTAAAGAAAGGTGCCATAGTAACCAAATTCTGTCAAGACCTAATTCTAGGAATGCAATTCTAATAGCTTATTATGTAAGAATTTGTAGAATAATCTCAATGTGGAAAGGAAGTCTTTTTGGAATGGATAGCTTACAGTAAGGCTAATTTGTATTGAAGTTCTATTAACTCAACTGTGTGACCAGCTTTAATTTAGGCCTCAACAGGGTGggtgttttcttctagcaaaaccacatcaggctatctgctgagccttccgaggggaatcgaaccctgtgATTTTcgtttttgcattgtaaatccgaagacatactgctgtactagcagggggcaggCCTCAACAGTGATGAGAGccaaaataattaagaaaaataatttagggAAAAATCATTGTGCAGAAACAAAATGCAGAAGCAGTTTTACTGGTATgctaaacaaaaattttaatactacaagtataaaaaaataaaatggttggTTCTCGACACTGGTTCAACTGCAGAATTTTGATACTATGGAAATATCTGAGGTTAAATGTAGACAACCCTGAGGACAGAAGCTTCTTCAAAATGTAGTTATAAATTCTTTAATAGGAATATAAAACTTGAGAAGTGGTGGGGACAGAAGTGGCTTTACATTTAATAAGCAAGCTACACCTTTTACGTTGAGGGTATCAAAGCCAACAACAATAAGACTAAATAGTTTCTTTACCAACTGGTCAGAGAACTTACTAGGAACAACGTTATTTAAGACTTGATGTTATCttttaatacagaaattgttGACAAGTTAGACATTATGAAACATAGGGCAAAAGTGATTTTTGCTCAATCAGGTTTGACTTTTTGTTGAGtatgaaaataataatcaaaactttaaaaaataaacttttttgaaGAGATGAGACAAGAATTATCTTTTGTGAAACTGTCAACAAAATTAACTGGAGATACTGAACCAACTGAGGAAAACTTTTAAAAAccaattttcaaatattcaaaataggCACGTTCTTTGTAGGAAAAAATGTGACTGCAAATTATGACTGCAAATGTGACACAATGAATACAAGATGTAATTAAAAAAggcattacaaatttaaaaagttcAAGTTGAGAGCCGTGGCAGATTTAGAGAATTATAAATGAAGAGATTTAGTCAAAtgtgaaaataagaaattaaataactatATGAAAAAAGGTTAGTtgcaaatgtaaaaattaaaattaaagatttctttacatacattaagAGTAAGCAAGATGTTAGAATGAAAGTAGAGCCTTTGAAGGATGAAACATGATGGTTAATATATGATAATTATGACATCACAGGACAAAATTTTactcttttcttcaatttttacaaATGGTGATTTAACCAATATTCATCATCATGAACAGCAGATGGAAGCAATTAAATAAGACAATCATGTTAACTACCAATACAGCCTCAGTCAATCTGATCAGCCACATAACCTGTTTACactcatttaaaacatttatatttaatatagtgtgtatatcttcataaaattggACAATTTTTCAGTTAGCATTAAAATTATtccacaaacaaatttttagagaagtatttttaaaaaataaagttttgtccatgaatatagactattgttttgaatagtctgtttGCATAATAacttatgttaagattaaaaatacttcaaccTCAAAAATCTCATTTTCTGTATAATCCCTCAAACCtcttacatacatttctaaatttttttaagtaaaaccttttatctgttatttcctcTACCCTAACTCTGTGCAAGGCTGGTCAACATGACTAACCTCATAACTAACTGACCTaaagaaaaaagagagagagagagcaagaGGGAAATCCAAATTACCCTCTTTTTGTTTCCagaataacttcaaattgtaacaccAAACAACTGTGTATCTTAAGTAGCTTTAtccatttataattaaatttaacttaaGTAGATccacttttttaaatttaagtaacctttataataaatacagaacataaaacaacaaataaagtatttaccCAAGTAttctattttctttgttatttactATCAATGACACTTGAGCCTGCTTTTTTctatactaatggtagtagtgCATTAAATGGAAAGACAgtagaataataaaatggaaaaaagcaATTTCCCCAAACTCTCAGATATGTTCTGACTTTCTCACTATGCAACGAGTGGCATTATAACTTCAACCAAGCTAGTTATTTTTCACATGGGAGCAAAGCTTATACTAACAAAGAAACTGACAATCCTCcattcaaaaacaaagtaatacaatatgtcatttgatagatgaaacccttggctttctattggttatagaattaaatgtatgagcaattaacaaaacctaaaagagaggatgtgacagaagTGGCCTCATTTTCTATATGATGGACTctgcaacaaaacaaaactgaaggctttaaaaattatggtttgtctgagcaatgattttttttttagtgagtagtttacatttattaatttcgTACTTATTGGAAGGGAAgtgaataaaacaagaaaaaatgaaatgCTTAGAGAAAATTGTTACACAAGAGGACTTTTAAATATTACCTTAccaaattaataacttaaaaatttgtctactattaaaatatggattatcagCTGAGATTTTACACTAACACAAATTGGTATAGCAtaaatataaagtagtttaataacatgTTGAATGTAAATCTCTAACACCTTGCAACTTGTGCAGTGAATGATGCCCAAGCAGTTATGGTCAAATTCTGAGCTTGCTGATAAACACTGGGATGTTTAAAAATGATGATCTCTTGGACAAGATATTTTCCTAAAGCTTTTAAAGGAATTAAAGACTGAATATCTCAGCCACTGATTTAAGATGCTTTGTGAAGCCATTTAATAAAAGTTCAAAATTTGTTGGTTAATCTACTTGGTTTTAACTATGTGAAATTATTGCCTTAATAGTCTTAACATTCACTgaagttactgcttatgtagcTGAGAGTAGGGATTTGGTGTATCaaaattttcagaaagtatttcaTAGGATGGACCCTAAAATGGCATAGGTGTTGGTGGTTAAGAATAAATCACTGAATAAGAAATTGGTTAAATGGAAGAAGGCAAATGGTTGTTATCAAAGGAGTTCAGtgaaactggattaatatcacaagtggCATACTTCAGAGCTTAGTGTGAGGATCTttgctctttttaatttataggcctattagtcttataTCAGGGTGGGAAAGTTTTGAAGCTTTAATTAAAGATGCTTTGTAAGCtacttaataaagtttaaaaatttgttgAAACAGATCCTTTGTTTTCCTTAAAAACTACGGGTAATGTGATGTgtgttttacacagaaaatactCAATGGGATGCAATATATAAAGTCCAATAGCagcaaaaaatacaaaacaggtCATTTTAGAGTTAACTTCCAATGTATTTGATTCaaaacagtaatgtactattgtttttgtatattgtaacaaaactgttttaaaaaatcaaaagacaatttatatttataaaaatattttagaactttTAATAGATTACTgagtattttttgttgtatagAATATTTATGAACACATAATCAACATTACTAGTAATCACAAACATTAATAGTCCATTgacttttcaaaaattttaacaaaGATACTCCCCATTTGTAAAACTGTGGCAAAATATCTAGATACTGGAATACCAAACTCAACCCTTACCCTGCACTGCAATGAACGGGAATCCTCTTTGAAGGAAGAATTTCTCTTGACTCCAGGTGATCTGGCGGGCCGAAACTATCAATAGAAAACAGCTAATTCAGGAATTATCTTAACCTTAAGCAGAGCCTCTAAACTGActtaattcaaatttttaaaaattgttttcatgatAATTTCAGCCACAGCCACACACTTCTGGAATGATAAAAACCATGGGACTACTTGCAACCCATACAAAAACACACCTACTTTCAATAGCTGCCGATATGTTTATAATTATAGTATTAATTACTGGcagtagtttttttgttttccagaTGGGTTTGTGCAGTGCAGAGTCACATTGaatttggattttgttttctgtaaaacacAACACCTGCCTGGTACTTATGTTTGTATACTGTGTTCAATAAGTATTTCTcaagaaataaattcaaatttcacCTTACTTCACTTAAGTCTTACAATGAAACACCAAATTGggttgtttgaatattttgacaGCTGTTGTATGTGCaacatttaaaactaaagaaaatatttgaagtaattcCAACTGATCACACACGTTACTTAGTTATAgctctgtatatatgtataatacacaCGTTAtgaaaatattcacatttttctgagtattattctgaaaaaaataaatacaaacaatatgtacaacttataataattttaactttaaactatttgtataactttttctaattttatcaCAAGTATTCCTGATACTTTGCAGATAAATAACCTTTTACACTTCAGAAGACTACTTCACACATAGTAAAAACTAACCTTATACCTttacattattttagaaaaa
This region includes:
- the LOC143256673 gene encoding uncharacterized protein LOC143256673 isoform X2; this translates as MGDLLPRGGGPIRGRGFPRMSRGGPAGRGRPPRGGMFPPRGRGGPPGGPVGRGGPPTRGRPPLRRGLGGPPGVMRGRAPRGDGTLGRRPWGGPPLGRGGPPSKRGRWEESGGYPSYDSSEYPSNDYGMEGGDFQNPSGYGSSYSNPDGYRDSYDQPQQGTAPYSKPDDPYQRRTLSSDPYGYRAPQSESYTRSDSYSRSQPPADPYGRPAPPQGSYTRSAPHSYGRPAPTEDPYARPGPTDPYGRPPPADPSARPAPPADPYARPAPPADPYARPAPPADPYGGPIPPDPYARPVSSDPYAKPVPPAYSQSTGYGYNTGMPGGEDHYWNNSGVSKASSYQQYDYNTY
- the LOC143256673 gene encoding uncharacterized protein LOC143256673 isoform X1, which encodes MGDLLPRGGGPIRGRGFPRMSRGGPAGRGRPPRGGMFPPRGRGGPPGGPVGRGGPPTRGRPPLRRGLGGPPGVMRGRAPRGDGTLGRRPWGGPPLGRGGPPSKRGRWEESGGYPSYDSFGPPDHLESREILPSKRIPVHCSAGSEYPSNDYGMEGGDFQNPSGYGSSYSNPDGYRDSYDQPQQGTAPYSKPDDPYQRRTLSSDPYGYRAPQSESYTRSDSYSRSQPPADPYGRPAPPQGSYTRSAPHSYGRPAPTEDPYARPGPTDPYGRPPPADPSARPAPPADPYARPAPPADPYARPAPPADPYGGPIPPDPYARPVSSDPYAKPVPPAYSQSTGYGYNTGMPGGEDHYWNNSGVSKASSYQQYDYNTY